The nucleotide sequence AGGGTCTGTGgggaagacagagacaaagatgCCTAAGCTGCAATAGGGCAAAAGTTAGGAGACATCAGAGGTCTTCTCCATAAGGCTACTGTTAGAGCAGGGAAACAATATACAAGGAAAAATAtagaaggagagggaaggctTGAGGTTGTTAGATTTTTGGCTGTGGGGGGCCACTTCTTGGCCAAGAGGACAGGATGACCAGAGAGGTGAGAGAGCACCAAGTGGCCTTGCTGGAGTCCCCGTCCCACGCCAGGGGCCTTCCAAAAACCAAAATGTAAAACATGAAGAGATTTCCACAGGCGTGTCTTCCAAAACCCCAACCGGTACTTATCAACGAGAAAGAGAGAAGGGCGGAGTGTGCGGAGGATCGAGGTTCTCGGGATTTAATCAAACACTACTCGGGGGGGTTCTCCAGTTGTTGGGCGAATATGGCTCAAAGTGCAAAGGGCTGAACCAAGTAAGGCAAGGagtttactgatgaggaaactgaggaacagaagtTAGGTAAGATGTCAAGAGGGGCTCAAGACAAGTGTTAAGCAACGGGCTGTGCCAAGATGCCTGGCAAGGTGAAGAACCTGTTGAGGAAAGAAAAGTGTATGACATGACTCAGCAGAGATTAGGTCCTGTTTTGCCAAGAATACCGAGGATCCTTTTGACAAAACTGGGGCCTTGCTCTAAATAAGCCGGTCCTATTCATCGTGGGCGATGGTGATGACGATGCCCTTGATCTTACTGCGTGTAAAAGGactgcgcgtgtgtgtgtgtttcctgcaACCTGGTGGGGTGAGGAGAAACGTCCGGCCACGCCACAGCCACGTTCAGCTCTAAGGCACACGTGGAAAGAACCTGGGCCCAAGGCACAATGCGGTGAATTGAACCCTGGGGGAAGGAGATTCCCAGCCTGAGGCGCGCGAGGCGCCTGCGCAGTGGGCCCCAGGCGCTGCGCGCTGCGGGAGCCGCgagacccccgcccccgcccccgcccccgcccctcgccCGCCAACGTGAACGCGCACGCGAATGGAGACGCGAACGCGCACGCGAATGCGCCTCACCTCGCTCAACCCCTGCCCGGGCggctgagcagggagggaggTGCGCGCCCTACCTGCTGAGGGGGCCGCGGGTGGGCTGTGTGCAGAGTGGCGGGctccccggcggcggcggcggcggcggcagcgccACCTCCTCCCTTCGGGCGTCTGCGCTCGGGACCCTCCGCCGCGCGAGGGACGGACTGACTGACGTACctcgcccgcccccgcccccgcctcatCTTCCCCTAGGCTCCTGGGGCTCCCCGGCTGAGGCGCCTCTCTCTCCCCGCCCCTCGCCCTCGGCCCTTCCTCTCCCGGCACCTCGGGCGGCGGCGGCCAGAGCAGCAGCGAGCGGCGGGAGCAGGCGGCCTCGAGGATGAAGTGCAAGCCGAACCAGACGCGGACCTACGACCCGGAGGGGTTCAAGAAGCGGGCGGCGTGCCTGTGCTTCCGGAGCGAGCGCGAGGACGAGGTGCTGTTAGTGAGCAGCAGTCGGTACCCGGACCGCTGGATCGTGCCGGGCGGGGGCATGGAGCCCGAGGAGGAGCCGGGCGGCGCGGCAGTCCGAGAGGTGTACGAAGAGGCGGGAGTCAAGGGGAAGTTAGGCCGGCTCCTGGGCATTTTCGAACAGAACCAAGATCGCAAGCACCGAACGTACGTGTATGTACTGACTGTCACTGAGATTCTGGAGGATTGGGAAGATTCGGTTAGCATTGGGAGGAAGCGAGAGTGGTTCAAAATCGAAGATGCGATCAAGGTTCTCCAGTGCCACAAGCCCGTGCATGCCGAATATCTGGAAAAACTAAAGCTGGGCGGTTCCCCAACCAATGGAAACTCCGTGGCCCCGTCCCCGCCAGAGAGCGATCCCTAGTATGTACGGCTCCTGCACAGACTTCTGCTTTCCGCCTCCCTTAGAATAAATAGTGGCCGGAGCACCCCTGTGCCTTGTGCGGTCTTCGGGGCGGAGGGAggcttcttttgtttccttggcAGACCTCTGAATCACGCTTGCAGACCGCCTCagttgccaggcactgttttcaATTTGCACGTTTTTCAGATGCTTTGAAAATCGCTTCTGGTAGCGCTGTAACATATTTCGGAAAGCCAAAGCcacgtgggtttttttttaaaggtgccTTAACTGCTCACCCAGCCCTTGGGGGGgagctgtgcgtgtgtgtgtgtacacgtgtgtacgCGCTGTGGTTCTTTTACGTTTCACacatactttgtgtgtgtgtgtgcgcgcgcgcgcgcgcacgtGTGCTTTTTTGGTACCATTCTTGTGGTTTGTTTCGTAGGGATCTGATCGCTTGGTTGTGTGGcatctttcattaattttttttcttgttttctcgtTCATAGCATTCGCCCTTGTCAGTAAGCCCTTCTGTGATGGGAATTGGTTTAAGCGATcagttttgaatttaaaaaacatttaagaaattttaCATCTTGTGCTCTTTCCGCACTGGACCATAATTTGATCTCTAGAAATGTAATCTAGTTTGCCCTTTTCggaaatttctttattcttatgtAGATAATTtgactttcagaaaaaaaaatttctcaccTGGTAATTTTTCACTGCTTACTTGAAATGGCCGTTTCCCCATTTTCCCCCTACAAGCACCAACGAAGGTTAACAAAGTATTACTTCTTAGGAAGGTATTGTTGGCCAAGCACATCCCGAGGTGTACATATTAGCATGAAAACTGTGTTCGTGGAGTATGATGTAGCATGCTCAGCCTCCAACTCCATTGCCTTTTTCTTAATACCCTAGAAGAAGCATAGTTCTCTAAATGTAAGTTAGTTTTTGGAAGAAAGTTATTTCCCACGTTTGAATTTGGGATATTCCAGTTAAACTTGTCTGAATGCCAGTAGCCAGAAGAATGGAATCTTATATGGTAATTACATCCCAGTTGAGCGAGGTAGCTTTCTTGATATTCAGCTGTTACAGACTTCCCAGAGTGTTAGGACAATCTCTCTTAAACATTTAGGATAAACGTTTGTTCTCACAGGACAAACTTTGCGGTACCGAATTAAAAGATCTTACATTTGCCTTGATACTTGCTTGAGACCAAGAGTCCCGTCTGAAATGCATAGGTCTCTCTTCTCtaactatttttatttccctagcCATGTCAGTAGTTAAGTAGAGGGAAAACCAAGTTTGTGAAGAGAGTATTAGGGGTGGAAAGGTCATTCCATATATAAcacttaagcatttttaaaacattctactAGTAAATAATGAgtataaagtagaaaataatggttattaaaaacattttgctaCTCCTCAAAGTAACCTGTTTTTAAACACAAGTACTGCTAAAATTTTAATAGAGttaccatttgttaaaaaaattaatattttactgttGCAACATGCATACAGAacaatgcacaaatcttaagtgtacagcttaatgaatttttacataGTGAACACATACATGTAGCCAGAATCCAGATCAAAAAATTAACTTTGCCTGTAACTCAAAAGCCCACTGCATTCCTCCCCCTAATTAGTACTCCACCTTCCTATCTTTTAAGACCATAGAATAGttggttttgaactttatatggtgaattttagaatatatactcttttgtgcTGCTCCTTGTGTGCTTTGCACGTTTTACTACTCTTCAGAATACTCAaatgtttttctccatttgttttgCATTGTAATTCTAAAAATTACTAATATTTTCACATGATTGCTGCTAAAAAGTGGGCTCTGTTGCACTTTCTAAAGAAATTTGGTGCCACTGTTTCGAAAACATCTTATTACACATTTAAGTACAGATAAGCAAAGTACAAGTTTCAATTCACAATATATTTTCTGTAGTATTGCTATCAAAGTAAACTAAAAGAATAAGTgggtttttaaaacaaatgacaGTTTCATTATCGGAATTATATAGTTTGATCAAGTATGGTTATtgagtatttttctgtttttctctaggAAACCGATACATATGGAATATATTTGTGCACatagttttttaatttcaaacaaaTTGACACCAAAATGTTTTCCCCCAATAACTTATTCAAGAAGATTCTTAAATTCTACGTTCACATAACAGATATActggattcttattttatagatatttttgtaGATAAAAACCCCTTCCACTTGAAATGCTGTCACAAATACTTTGGAGGCTTAACTTGTACCTGCTATTCTTAGAGGTAATAATGCATCATCTTATTTAGTTCTTGAATCAAGTATCTGACAAAGGCAAAACTGTACAGTATTCATATTGACCCATTATTAAGAATTATTAGCCTATAAATAtgttgtgggttgttttttctttttttgccagaAACATTTAGAATAAGTCATGCTATTTTTCAGGATTGACTGTCAGGTTCATTTAAGTGGTTTTTGTGAAATATTCACTGGAACATAGCCTGGTCAGAATAGTTAAAAGCTCCAAGGAGATTCATTTTTTCTCATCAAGACCAAGAGTTTCAGGCTAAAACAGGTGACCAGAGGTAGTAGGTAGAAAACTTCTACCACTTCAGCTCTCCAATGATTGATATACAGTTGggatgttttttcctttatagagTGTTAAAAAGTCACTTattcattatttgttttttttagcCCTCCcctcaataaaaaaggacaaagagtaTTCTTCACAGATAATTGAGGTTTGTAGACATgaatcagaaatttattttccgcATGTTTATAAGCGGCTTACATTTTCAGCTggtcaaatattttattcttgttaatgtatagagagaaaacagaggttGATATAGATATCTAGATACACTGGAAATAATTAGTGCTGTGTCCATAATGTATAGAATTCTTTCAAGAAGTTGTGTCTGtgtacctacacacacacaaataatgtATATTTAGTTGGGCAGAGCTTTTTCTTTCAGGTGTCCCGTGTAGGGGAGCCACCAGACACTAGCAGAGCTTTATCAGTGTTTTTCTGGTTGCTGTCTCCTGATAAACTGTTATACTGTATTtagaagattttaaatatttatgagcaAACAGCACTCTGAGAAGTGGAAAAGTAACTATGGTGACTGAAGTAAAGCACGACGTTTTTATGAGAGAGTTTAATGTGATAGAAAGTACATtgaggctttgaagtcagacagacctagGGTTAAAAACTCGTTTCATTTCTTACTCTCTAACTTCAGCCAAGTTAGCTAACTATCTGATGCTTAATTTTCTTGTTAATATAAAattggagataataaaaatagatACTTCATAAACTTCTCCTATGAGAAACCTTTCCTGACCACCGGGGTTAAGATACCCTCTTCTGTGTGTCATGTTCTCACAAATTCTTATACTTACCTATTTGCATGGCTGTGTGGCCACCAGACCACAAACTCTTTGATGGATGGGAACCAGCCTGAATTATTTCCATAAGCCTAGAGTGCAGAACGTGGACTTCGGCATTTTTTATGTCTCTGATGACCCCCCCTCTCTTTTGCAAAACTTCTAGTATTAGTGCTTTCCTGACTTTTTTGTTTCATAATATATATTGACCTGTAACTCCCTCAGCTGCTGATCCAGTTGGCCACAGTTTTCATCCCCTTTTCCAATACATTCAACTAGTTCCTCATCCCACCTGGTTCTGCATGTAAGAATTGCATCTGCATTAGATAATTCTGTGAAGGCTTTCCAAATGCGAAGTGAGTAATGCAGATAATAGGCCCTTTGTAAATTTGTCGATTTGAGGAAGTGTTAAATTAGTATAAGTCTGCTAATTGTATGTTGgtttatttttccagatgaaCAGCAAAGATGTTCAGGATTgctttgaaagaataaattttgtGAACCAATAGAATTGTCAAGTACAGCTGGGCGCTTTCGTGTTTCCAAGGAGACAGCTCATCTGGTTTTCCTCCTGCATCCTCCTTCCCTGTCTACTCCACTGACTCCTCTTGCCCTGGTGGTTGTACTATTGTACGTGAACAGACTCTTAATTCAGCACCTATTGCCTTTTGTTATGCTTTTTGATGTCTCTGCCTTCTCCATTAGACTATGATGTCCCTGAGAGCAAGGACCACATTTCCTTATTCTTTGCATATTCTGCATCTGAGACACTACTTGAAATATGGTTGGCATCACTGAAGCTTCTTTGATTAAATTCGTATTTGTAATCACTACATGGCAAACATTCCCCTTCCAATCTGGTGCTAGTAGAGTATCTGTGCTGTCTAGGCACCCTTTGGTGTGGCTTTTCTTTATCAGGTGTTGCAGAAACTTTTCAAGGCAGTC is from Equus asinus isolate D_3611 breed Donkey chromosome X, EquAss-T2T_v2, whole genome shotgun sequence and encodes:
- the LOC123282629 gene encoding diphosphoinositol polyphosphate phosphohydrolase 3-beta isoform X2, with product MKCKPNQTRTYDPEGFKKRAACLCFRSEREDEVLLVSSSRYPDRWIVPGGGMEPEEEPGGAAVREVYEEAGVKGKLGRLLGIFEQNQDRKHRTYVYVLTVTEILEDWEDSVSIGRKREWFKIEDAIKVLQCHKPVHAEYLEKLKLGGSPTNGNSVAPSPPESDP
- the LOC123282629 gene encoding diphosphoinositol polyphosphate phosphohydrolase 3-beta isoform X1 gives rise to the protein MKCKPNQTRTYDPEGFKKRAACLCFRSEREDEVLLVSSSRYPDRWIVPGGGMEPEEEPGGAAVREVYEEAGVKGKLGRLLGIFEQNQDRKHRTYVYVLTVTEILEDWEDSVSIGRKREWFKIEDAIKVLQCHKPVHAEYLEKLKLGGSPTNGNSVAPSPPESDP